The following proteins are co-located in the Styela clava chromosome 15, kaStyClav1.hap1.2, whole genome shotgun sequence genome:
- the LOC120333920 gene encoding thioredoxin domain-containing protein 15-like isoform X1, with amino-acid sequence MWVFMLRCLLAILPWVLLVHTEITNETEQENIALMDSKNSDDSSSSDELIGTCSYLVYKHHFLQNTCPLDENYIFSRFKKLRKRCLHNLNSSRLSIDHAVVLNFTTFIKTLEERHETACSVVLFYAKWCPFSMKISPSFNALGRIFTNLDFFAVDVSETNSFLTRYGTVGVPTVMITEGTRLFARYNSPNITVPAIAEFITNQTNLVVPVVNNSSLDVVLQITPEDHIGPVPSEPSNDPNWALVASIIFLILYLCQHFLIAKWHQYFPIFENIFR; translated from the exons ATGTGGGTCTTCATGCTTCGTTGCTTGCTTGCAATATTACCATGGG ttCTCCTAGTTCACACAGAAATAACAAATGAAACAGAACAGGAAAATATTGCTTTGATGGATAGCAAG aaCTCAGATGATTCTTCAAGCAGTGATGAGTTGATTGGAACATGCTCTTATCTGGTATATAAACACCATTTTCTTCAAAATACTTGTCCATTAGATGAAAACTACATATTTAGCAGGTTTAAAAAACTTCGTAAACGCTGCCTTCACAATCTGAATTCTTCACGTCTTTCAATCGATCATGCCGTTGTGCTAAATTTTACAACTTTTATCAAAACTCTTGAGGAACGCCATGAAACTGCATGTTCAGTGgttttattttatgcaaaatgGTGTCCTTTCTCTATGAAAATTTCACCATCTTTTAATGCCCTTGGcagaatttttacaaacttgGATTTCTTTGCTGTTGATGTATCAGAAACAAATAGCTTCTTAACAAG atatggTACAGTTGGTGTTCCCACTGTTATGATCACTGAAGGCACAAGGTTATTTGCAAGATACAATTCACCAAATATTACTGTACCAGCCATCGCAGAATTCATCACAAATCAAACTAACTTGGTAGTGCCTGTTGTCAATAATTCTTCTCTGGATGTGGTACTCCAAATTACCCCAGAAGACCACATTGGGCCGGTGCCATCTGAACCGTCCAATGACCCCAACTGGGCGTTGGTTGCatcaataatttttctaattttgtaTTTATGTCAACATTTCTTAATTGCAAAATGGCATCAATATTTTCCTatatttgaaaacatatttAGATAA
- the LOC120333920 gene encoding uncharacterized protein LOC120333920 isoform X2 — MWVFMLRCLLAILPWVLLVHTEITNETEQENIALMDSKNSDDSSSSDELIGTCSYLIWYSWCSHCYDH; from the exons ATGTGGGTCTTCATGCTTCGTTGCTTGCTTGCAATATTACCATGGG ttCTCCTAGTTCACACAGAAATAACAAATGAAACAGAACAGGAAAATATTGCTTTGATGGATAGCAAG aaCTCAGATGATTCTTCAAGCAGTGATGAGTTGATTGGAACATGCTCTTATCTG atatggTACAGTTGGTGTTCCCACTGTTATGATCACTGA
- the LOC120333920 gene encoding uncharacterized protein LOC120333920 isoform X3: MWVFMLRCLLAILPWVLLVHTEITNETEQENIALMDSKNSDDSSSSDELIGTCSYLNFYKLGFLCC; the protein is encoded by the exons ATGTGGGTCTTCATGCTTCGTTGCTTGCTTGCAATATTACCATGGG ttCTCCTAGTTCACACAGAAATAACAAATGAAACAGAACAGGAAAATATTGCTTTGATGGATAGCAAG aaCTCAGATGATTCTTCAAGCAGTGATGAGTTGATTGGAACATGCTCTTATCTG aatttttacaaacttgGATTTCTTTGCTGTTGA
- the LOC120333908 gene encoding transmembrane protein 26-like, giving the protein MSLLIIFKAISVRVIYFIYCFIGIWRVVETYGNSNYWWMLALLLGILFETLLTFYRRGGREWKWFSPAIFFYMAATLPCIWLLELHLMGLRHKELDAIANKTRVDKTHSLLGLTIEIDFDEFGWALALEQTMFCILILSRWVLPRGEISRNQLSQLLLVHVGMAADIMELFEVFEEEKIVEYPNLIYPTLSLWSWSLLQYCFVITNTNARKDRFGGTEEDENEAVDGKVARCTCHISDWNADVVGIFTTILMQDLPFFIFRVFLLGGVGILSHMMVFFTCKNALVIMLQLYRLVSIYLEKNHSDEPEEISNVPTVSDPEQGRSDKNHVGPKPQNLEINTNNNAVLPSAIPSPALENENLRHSKNAFQDFEDYGALND; this is encoded by the exons ATGTCTCTTCTAATAATATTCAAAGCAATATCTGTCAgagttatttattttatttattgttttatcgGAATATGGAGAGTTGTCGAAACTTATGGAAATAGTAATTATTGGTGGATGTTAGCTTTACTTCTTGGGATTTTATTCGAAACTTTGTTAACTTTTTATCGAAGAGGAGGAAGAGAGTGGAAATG GTTTTCGCCAGCAATATTCTTCTACATGGCTGCAACTCTTCCTTGCATATGGTTGCTTGAACTACATCTAATGGGACTGAGGCATAAGGAACTTGACGCAATTGCGAATAAAACTCGCGTCGACAAAACACACAGTCTTTTGGGG TTAACAATCGAAATCGACTTTGATGAATTTGGTTGGGCATTGGCGTTAGAACAAACAATGTTTTGTATTCTTATACTGAGCAGATGGGTTCTTCCGCGCGGAGAAATAAGTCGAAATCAGTTGTCTCAACTTCTTCTTGTACATGTCGGAATGGCAGCAGATATTATGGAGCTATTCGAAGTGTTTGAAGAAGAAAAG ATTGTTGAATATCCGAACCTCATATATCCTACGTTGTCGCTGTGGAGTTGGAGTTTGTTGCAATATTGTTTCGTTATCACCAACACAAATGCAAGAAAAGACAGGTTTGGAGGAACAGAAGAAGACGAAAATGAAGCAGTTGACGG GAAAGTAGCGCGCTGTACTTGTCATATCAGTGACTGGAATGCAGACGTTGTTGGAATATTCACAACAATCTTAATGCAGGatcttccgttcttcatttttCGAGTTTTTCTGCTTGGAG GTGTTGGGATCCTAAGCCACATGATGGTGTTTTTCACATGCAAGAATGCACTGGTGATTATGTTGCAGTTGTACAGACTTGTTTCTATTTATCTGGAGAAAAACCATTCTGATGAGCCGGAAGAAATTTCGAATGTGCCAACAGTGAGCGACCCCGAACAAGGGCGTTCGGATAAAAACCATGTTGGGCCAAAACcacaaaatttagaaatcaaTACAAACAATAATGCTGTCCTACCAAGCGCAATACCATCCCCAGCATTAGAAAATGAAAACCTGCGCCATTCCAAAAATGCCTTTCAAGACTTTGAAGATTATGGTGCCTtaaatgattga